AAGTGATTGTCATTTCAAAACCACCTTGCCAGCCGTACCATCCATTCGATAGTTTTTAATATCTCCTGCAATAACCAGATTAATGGCTTTCTCAATCTCATCAAGGGGAACGTTGAACCACTCTGTCGCCTTGTAGAGGTTATCGTTTGCTGCTTTTAAGGATACTTTGACTCTTTGATCATAGAAGAAGGCATGCAGTACACCCTCCACGCTCCGAGCATTGGCATCATAGACCTGCCACTCAGCAATGATATCTACAGGCTGTTGCAAGAAAGCGGTATCCCTAATCGAGTGTTTAGTACGAGCCTCTCCTGTAAGGGTTGAGAAACCAACTTTATGTAAGTGTTTATAGTGCGCTAAGGTGCTTGGCGTATCAGTCAGCTTGGCAACATAGATGACACCAGTAAGCTGTCGATCATCACCGAAGCTTTTGGCCAACTCATCATCCATCCAGTCAGGATCAGTAATTAACAACTGATAGCTGTTTTCATATTTATATTGAGCAGTAGCCAGTGAGCGAATAAGCATATTTGACTCAGTACCGTTAGCAAATACCAGACGAAGTCGCTGCTGGTTACGCTCATTCTTTCGATTTTCTGCTTGGTATATATCCGCGACATAACACAAAATCCCGTTTAAAACGAAGACGCTGCCAATGTTGATATCTTTCACCGATGAAAAGTTAGTTTTAGTAAAAGCTCCCGTTTGAATGGCTTGAGAGATACGCTCAAAGGTTGCCTCAAACTTATAAAATTCCTTACATTCAAAGCGGGTTGCTATTTCTTCATCATCGTACTGGTCATAAGTATTGCGAGAATTGAGCTGACTATCACTGACTAAGATTTCAGAATGGATGTTGTCAAAAATACCTAGGTCATCACTGTTAAAGATATCGTCTAGACTATTGATAACAGGTAACTCATTAACAGCCTCGACTACTGGCGCATCTTTTTTAATACGGGCTTCTTTTTTAGCAATACTATCTTCTTCATTGCTCATACTCTTATCTAAGGCTTT
This genomic window from Psychrobacter urativorans contains:
- a CDS encoding GIY-YIG nuclease family protein, translated to MSETKKQSEKPIVMIKLDEIYQSREYKTLEDIFSNDSTGLLDDIKPITKSSANNSVLAHQFETINLFIDQHGCIPSSSANDINEKINARLLATIQTNHANSQELLALDKHGLLTAQSTTSILSEEPKALDKSMSNEEDSIAKKEARIKKDAPVVEAVNELPVINSLDDIFNSDDLGIFDNIHSEILVSDSQLNSRNTYDQYDDEEIATRFECKEFYKFEATFERISQAIQTGAFTKTNFSSVKDINIGSVFVLNGILCYVADIYQAENRKNERNQQRLRLVFANGTESNMLIRSLATAQYKYENSYQLLITDPDWMDDELAKSFGDDRQLTGVIYVAKLTDTPSTLAHYKHLHKVGFSTLTGEARTKHSIRDTAFLQQPVDIIAEWQVYDANARSVEGVLHAFFYDQRVKVSLKAANDNLYKATEWFNVPLDEIEKAINLVIAGDIKNYRMDGTAGKVVLK